ATATTTAGACGGCTACTTACGACTATTACTTTGTTATGTTTAACGAAAATACGcgtaattcgtatttttaacaaaaaagaaaaatagtttcattatttcttttagtGATATAAGATGGAAATATCTCCTAGAAAACCATTGAAACGTACGCAAGAACCTATTGATGAATGGTTACAAAATGAAGGATATTTCAGGAAACATGCACCTAGAGATCCAACTTGCTTGTTCAGGGCAGTTAGCGAACAAGTTTACTTGACACAACACTATCATATAAGAGTGAGAAAAGAATGTGTGGAGTTCATGAGAAAaacaaaacatttattttcggAGGTGGATATGCTATATTTGGTTAATCCttaattaatatctatataaacATTTTAGTTAATACATATTCTTTTGTAGGGTATATCAATTCCATTTGAAGATTATTTAGAACAAATGATATGTTTTACGGAATGGGGTGGCATGACTGAAATCCAAGCCATGTCGTTACTTTATAAAAGagaattcattatatttaGTAGTCAAAAGCAAGCGAATCATAATGTTACAAATAATGGTTTTAaggatataatatatttatgccATACACCACAAAAACAGTATGAAAGTATTTATACAAAGGACTTTGTTGCAAACGCTGCTTTTTGTCAATGTATGTGTTCtattagatttttaatatttctttatttataatataaatataagttataaacattttaaaaattatttgtagcTATTGTCTATCAAGTGTTATATAAAGATGTTTTTCAAATGGCTAATATAGAGGGTACTGTTCATAAAATGTTACATGATAGAACAGCTACATTTAGACATGATAAGTTTTTTCTTAAAGGCAATCTAGAGATCCGAGAGTAagtcaaataataattatgtcaTTAATACATGGTTCAAAATGTTATTGTAggttcaatttatttatgtttagCCAATTAGCTGCagagatatataataaaattgacaaTGGAACTGATGAGGTTGATGATGCACGGgccgtaataaaaaatataccacCTTTTCCTTATAGAATTGCTAAAGCTCTTGATCCCAATATCTATCGTAATACTGACTTTGATATATGGCATGAAATTAGAAGAGGTAACAAAAATTGATTTGTACTAAAAGTATCATAACttcattaaaagaagaaaataaatcatattttagAAGTGAAAAATGCAGGATGGACTAGGCACAATAGTCATGAACTCCAAATTGGTGGCAAATGTTTGGTACAAGTGGACTTTAATGAGGAAGATTTTGACAAAACCAATAATAATAGCATTTATGTGTCTTCTCTTGGAAAGGATGTTAATGATaatgatacaaaaatattgcaaaagaaAAGCAATGATCCCATATTTTACTATGGACATATTCAAGAAATGGGTAAAAGTCAGGGACCTGTATTAGTCTTTATTGAAGAGTTAGGAGAAAAAAGGGTTGTGCCATATTCAGCTCTTAAACCATTACCcctaaagaaaaataaacagGCCAATTGGCTACCAGTTTGCAAAAAGAATCTACTCTTAGATTCAAGTTAGTACTTAGAAACGAATTAAACGTATtagaaacgaatttttatattttttgtaaatatttattctgtaTTGTAATAGATCAAAAATGGAGAAAAGCATGCAGTGCATCATCGCGCAAAACTAAAGATTCTAATATGaacattttatcaaataatattgataaaaatgaaaacaatgATAATATTGTCAGTGATATTAAtgagaataattttcaatggaaGGAAGGATCATTGTAAGTATCTTATcatgataattatttaataaatctatctttttcttctgtattACAAGTCCCTATTTTATTGTAGAAAAGTGGATCATCAAGAATATGAGAATTATTCAATGGATAAGTGTGCTAATTACTCAATTGATGTAagctataa
This DNA window, taken from Bombus fervidus isolate BK054 chromosome 14, iyBomFerv1, whole genome shotgun sequence, encodes the following:
- the LOC139993990 gene encoding uncharacterized protein, which codes for MEISPRKPLKRTQEPIDEWLQNEGYFRKHAPRDPTCLFRAVSEQVYLTQHYHIRVRKECVEFMRKTKHLFSEGISIPFEDYLEQMICFTEWGGMTEIQAMSLLYKREFIIFSSQKQANHNVTNNGFKDIIYLCHTPQKQYESIYTKDFVANAAFCQSIVYQVLYKDVFQMANIEGTVHKMLHDRTATFRHDKFFLKGNLEIRDQLAAEIYNKIDNGTDEVDDARAVIKNIPPFPYRIAKALDPNIYRNTDFDIWHEIRREVKNAGWTRHNSHELQIGGKCLVQVDFNEEDFDKTNNNSIYVSSLGKDVNDNDTKILQKKSNDPIFYYGHIQEMGKSQGPVLVFIEELGEKRVVPYSALKPLPLKKNKQANWLPVCKKNLLLDSNQKWRKACSASSRKTKDSNMNILSNNIDKNENNDNIVSDINENNFQWKEGSLKVDHQEYENYSMDKCANYSIDNSVEMFSTKMVLDNTQSSTIDIGRQENNKEHKEKDSFSHKNSENNCIRNSKSDSATNNDNNVSFNSYSKQKMQKDIYYAPYAGDSNAQIDHMLRSINCSVQKSIDVNGSDLPLSDPFTLRFFYNLGLEYFRGGANWNYLTNVQSPDFGQWYQGASPNEEEITNITNMIQDCTLTQQKKEPNNDQKEIGTQSLYQENENRYVNDIKNTQIQKTEVQRGNDGKETSYSSRDSKLEYANKESSRLNRNGLGPRYKKNSENRHRSASHFSNQYSNNGSNSKLSKLDRDAKEDSMNVQPSQSIHQQLHTPANAMNTYQASYMQQSMYSGLPYYGNEAEAFANPYYSLNPSFIPIPCLSHSDIHDNNNVQPFSPHLCPGMDYAQAYSGLCPPYLCPPPTPYNIPPQNIPEHWYAVAGQPHYMQYAPVLSVPAETTCTGVVQNANQNVPS